Part of the candidate division KSB1 bacterium genome is shown below.
CCGCAACCAGTGAAACCAATAGTTATCCTCCCAAGAATGATTGTTGCCGATTGTCCATGAATCGCGTTGCCCCGATATTGGGTCAAGGGAGGTTATATCTTCTGTGACCGGGATTCGGTATGTTCCACCTGATTTGACTGTGGTCAATGGTTCGTCGGAATTACTGCAAGAGAGGATGAGGTGCAACAACTAAAACAACTGCTGCTGTTTTAGACACACCATTCAAACGGGTCGGCTCAACGCTGTGGTTAATTCTCCGTAAGAAAAATTTTGAGTACCTGGCCTGGCCTGATGATGTCGGGATCTTCGATAGTATCCTGATTCGCCAAGAAAATATCTTTGAATTTCATCGGATCCCCGTAAAATTTTCTGGCAATTTTATAGAGCCAGTCTCCCTTTTTCACCCTGTAAAAGACAGGCGTCCCTCTTGGAATCGTAATCAACAGCTTCTGACCTGGCTCAATTTTATCCGGATTATTAATGAGAAGGGGATTGTCTTCTATAATTTTTGCATAGGCCATGGGATCCCCGTAAAAAATTTCGGCAATTTTAGACAGCCAGTCATTAGGCTGCACTGTATAAACCACAGTTTCCCTTGTTCTATCCGGCCCAGGCGGAATATCCTCCTCCGGGGTCATCGCATTTTCTTCCACTTTGTGAGCCTGTTCTTGCTCCATTAATGACTGCAAAGTTTGCATATTCAATTCCTGATCAGTCGATTCAACAATGCCCTCTGTTTCTTCTTCACCATTGGTCTTGGCAACTTCAACATACAAAGAGTCGAATTCAGGAAAATCCTCAGTCATGAACGGTTCCCCCTGGTTTGAGTGACGATCAAAGTGATAAATAAAGCCCAGACCCAGGTTGAGATAACCATCTTTGCGAGCGCCTTCGAGCCCGCCATCGAAACCATCGCCGCTGGTATACCGAAAATCAGCCGTAACGTTGACAGCTAGAAAATCTGAAGCGAAAAATTCCGTGCCTGCGCCTAAAGCTACGTAACCATCCCAGAAACTAAAGCTGGCAAGGGGGCTGACTTCAAAAAGATACTTGAATTTGCCAAAGTTAAGAGCGCCAATTCCAAAGTAGACGTAAGGTTGGTAAATTTGAGATGTAAGAAACGTATAGCCTGCTTTGGCACCAAGATTTAGCATATCGGTATGCAGGGAGGTGCCATTGGTTTGGGTCGAAAGTCTAAGAAATCCCAATTCAGACTCTAAGAAAAGGGCAGGTTTTAAGCGATACCGCAGAAGTAAATTCCCGCCGCTTAGCCCTAAACTACCACTTCGTGTATCGCCATAAAGTTTATGCGCGTTTATGTTAAATCCCAGTCCGAGTTTATCTTTTATTCCGCCAGACAAGTGACTCACAGTCATTGCGGCGACCAGAAAAATAAATATCGAAAGCCGTTTCATAACGTAACCTCATTTTAAGTAAACAACCTTCATTTTGGCGCTATTGATTATCGCCAGCGATGTTTGAATACTTAACATCAAGACTATATTATGAATGAATCTTAAAAAGACAATCTTGCAGGAGGGGGTGAAGCTTGCCGCTTTGGTTTGCTATGTTTTCAAATATCTGACTCTGTACCTCAAGTATTGAGTCATCAAAGATTTTGAATTTCCTATAACTCTTAATAGTGGAGCTTGAAGGTTAGCATCTCGTTATCCTCCATTAATCCCTTATTGAATTTATCAAAAATTCTTCAGATGTAAAGCCATGGCGTGCTTCATAGACGTTCAGGCGTTTCGCTAAATGAACAATTGCATCCACTGGCAAGTCGTAACTTATGGTGTGCTTTTGCATAAATTACCTTGCAGGGTTGATACTTTTAAAAAATATACTATATTTTTTAAAATATGCGAGCTGTTAAGGAATCATATTTTGGGGGTGAGAACTAAATG
Proteins encoded:
- a CDS encoding LysM peptidoglycan-binding domain-containing protein; protein product: MKRLSIFIFLVAAMTVSHLSGGIKDKLGLGFNINAHKLYGDTRSGSLGLSGGNLLLRYRLKPALFLESELGFLRLSTQTNGTSLHTDMLNLGAKAGYTFLTSQIYQPYVYFGIGALNFGKFKYLFEVSPLASFSFWDGYVALGAGTEFFASDFLAVNVTADFRYTSGDGFDGGLEGARKDGYLNLGLGFIYHFDRHSNQGEPFMTEDFPEFDSLYVEVAKTNGEEETEGIVESTDQELNMQTLQSLMEQEQAHKVEENAMTPEEDIPPGPDRTRETVVYTVQPNDWLSKIAEIFYGDPMAYAKIIEDNPLLINNPDKIEPGQKLLITIPRGTPVFYRVKKGDWLYKIARKFYGDPMKFKDIFLANQDTIEDPDIIRPGQVLKIFLTEN